From the genome of Arthrobacter sp. SLBN-122:
ACCAAACCGAGGAACGCTTCCGGCAGTGCCAGGGCCCCGGCGCCCGTCGATACGGTGCGGTACGTGGACTGCAGGGCGATTTCCAGTCCGCCGCCCAGGGCTGCGCCGTTGATGAAGGCGAAGCTGGGGACGCCAAGGTTTGCCAGCGTTGCGTAGACATCATGGCCCAGCTGCGCCATCCACAGCCCGTGCTCACGTTGTTCCAGTGACTTCACGGCGGAAAGATCGGCGCCTGCCACCAGGTAGTGCGGCTTGCCGGTCACGCCCACGCCCACGATCTCGCCCCGGGCGGCCCGCTCGCGCAGGCCTTCCAGGACCGTGCCGAGTTCCACCAGGGTGTTGGGGCCCAGGGTGGTGGGCTTGCTGTGGTCGAGGTCGTTGTCCAGGGTGACCAGGGCGAAGGTACCCGGACCTGGCTGGCCCGCGGTGCCCGGCAGCGCGATGTCCTGCACATAGGAGTGGGTGACGGTTTCGTTGGGGAAGAGGTCCGCCAACTTTCGGAAATCTGCGGCGCTCATGCCATGGCTCCTTCGGAAACGGTAGCGGCGGTCTCCCCGGAAGGGGTTCCGCTGTAGTCGGGGTGGTTCGGGTTCTCCCAGATCACGGTGCCGCCCATGCCAAGGCCCACGCACATGGTGGTGATCCCGTACCGCACCGAGGGGTCCTCTTCGAACTGGCGGGCCAGCTGGATCATCAGCCGGACGCCGGAGGAGGCAAGGGGGTGTCCCACGGCGATCGCGCCGCCGTACCGGTTGACCCGGGGGTCGTCGTCGGCGATGCCGTAGTGGTCAAGGAAGCTCAGGACCTGCACGGCGAACGCTTCGTTGATCTCGAACAGGCCAATGTCGTCGATGGTGAGTCCGGCATTCTTCAACGCTTTTTCGGTGGCGGGGACGGGGCCGATGCCCATGACCTCCGGCTCCACCCCGGCGTACGCGTAGCTGACCAGCCGCATCTTCACGGGCAGCCCCAGCTCCGCGGCGGACTCGGAGGATGCCAGGACCGCGGCGGTTGCGCCATCGTTCAGGCCGGCGGCGTTTCCGGCAGTGACCCGGCCGTGGGCCCGGAACGGCGTGCGCAGGCCGGCGAGGTCAGCCATGCTGGTCCCCGGGCGCGGCGGTTCGTCCTTGCTGTGGACCGTCCAGCCCTCGCCGGGCTTGCGGGCGGCAACGGGAACCAGGTCGGGCTGGATCTTACCGTCCCGGTAGGCGGCGGCCAGCTTGTTCTGCGAGGCCACGGCGTAGGCGTCGGTGCGCTGTTTCGTGATGGCCGGGAAGCGGTCGTGCAGGTTTTCGGCAGTGTTTCCCATGTTCAGGGCTGCGGGGTCCACCAGGCGTTCGGACATGAACCGCGGGTTGGGGTCGGCGCCGGATCCCATGGGGTGGTGACCCATGTGCTCCACGCCGCCGGCAACCACCACGTCGTAGGCACCAAAGCCGATGCCGCCCGCCGTCGTGGTGACGGCCGTCATGGCACCGGCGCACATGCGGTCGATGGCGAAGCCGGGGACCGTCCGGGGGAGGCCGGCCAGCAGGGCCGCGGTCCGGCCGAGGGTAAGGCCCTGGTCGCCGGTCTGGGTGGTGGCGGCGATGGCTACCTCGTCGATCCGCTCCGACGGCAGGGACGGATTGCGGCGAAGCAGGCCGCGGATGCATTTCACGATCAGGTCGTCGGCCCGGGTCCCGGCGTAGATTCCTTTCTCGCCGGCCCTGCCGAAGGGTGTGCGGATGCCGTCCACAAAGACGACGTCGCGGACAGTGCGCGGTGATGCGCCGCTTCCGTGCTGGCTCACGTGTAACTCCTCATCGAGACGTAGCGCGCCGGGTGCATGCCGGAGTGCGGCACTAACTGGCGTCGGTCACACCGATGTTACTCGTGAGTAACTTAGCCTGCAAGGGCTGACGTTAAAGGGTTACTGGCCGCCAGCGGCAGCAACCTGTTTAGGTTCCTTGGGCGGAAGGGGCTGCGGATCCAGGAAAGCGGCGGTGATCAGTGGAGCCGTGAGTTCCACCTGCCATGGGCGGGCACCGAGCGCCCGCAGTTCGGCGGAAATCGAGTCTTCGGTGACGTCGGCCGGCGGCCGCCACGCCACACGCCGCAGGTAGTCGGGCGTCAGGAGGTTCTCCAGCGGAAGGTTCAACTCCCCGGCCTTCTCCTGGAGCAGGGGGCGGGCCGTGGCCAGGCGGGCGGCGGCTTCGGGATCGCGGTCTGCCCAGACCCGCGGCGGCGGTGGGGCGTTGGTGGCAAGGTGCAGGGGCGGCAGTTCCGCCAGGTCCCGGGCCGAGGCGATGCAGCGCAGCCACCGTGGAGCTTCGCGCTGGGCGGCCCGCCCGTGGAAGCCCTTGGTGCTGAGCAGTTGGGGGACGGTGGCGGGCATGGCCTTCGCCGCGGCTACGAGGGCTGAGTCCGGCAGGAGCCGCCCGGGTGCCACGTCGCGTTTCTGCGCCAGGGAGTCGCGTTCCAGCCACAGCTCGCGGACCGCGGCAAGCTGGCGGCGGTCACGGATCTGATGCAGGCCGGAGGTCTTCCGCCAGGGGTCAACGCGCGGGGGAGCGATGCCCGCTTCGAGGATGGCCGCGAACTCCTGCTGGGCGTATTCCAGTTTTCCGTCCGCCTGCAGCAGCTCGATGAGTTCCTCGCGCAGCTCCGTGAGGACCTCGACGTCCAGTGCGGCGTAGCGCAGCCAGGGCTCCGGCAGGGGTCGGGTGGACCAGTCGGCCGCAGAGTGTTCCTTGGCAAGGCCGAATCCCAGCAGCTGTTCGATGACGGCGGCCAGGCCTACGCGGGGCAGCCCGGCCAGGCGCGCTGCGAGTTCCGTGTCGAAGAGCTTGTCCGGCCACATTCCGAGTTCGGAGAGGCAGGGGAGGTCCTGGGTGGCGGCGTGGAGGATCCACTCGACGCCGCGGAGGGCGTCGTTGATGATGTCCAGGTTCTCGAACGGCTCGGGATCGATCAGCCAGGTCCCGGCGCCCTCGCGGCGGATCTGGACCAGGAAGGCCCGCTGTCCGTAGCGGAAGCCGGAGGCGCGTTCGGCGTCCACGCCGGCGGGCCCGGTGCCGGCGGCAATGGCAGCGGCACAGCGCTCCAGGCCGGACTGCGTCTCGATGACCAGCGGAACGCCGTCGCGGGGCGAGTCAAGGTCGATGATTTCGGGGATGGGGCTGTCAAAGCCCTCCACCGTGATGTGGGGTGCGGCAGCAGCAGCCGGGACGCCGGCTGTGGTGTTTTCCGGAATGTTTGGGGTCATGATGCCCCCAGTTTACCGGGCTGCCCCATAACCGTTCTGCTGGCTTCGCCGCCGGGGCGGGAGTGCGGTGACGCCGTCGGGCAGTGGCGGGAGTCCGGCGAACGTGCACACCATGTCGGACCAGGCCTCAAGGTGGGCCTGGACATCGGCGGAACCGGGCGTCCAGGAGGCCCGGAGCTCGATGTCTATGGACCCGGGCCGCCCGGCCAGGGTCCCGAAGCTTTCGGACAGGACGCGGGTGGCGGTGCCGCCCGCGGCCCGGTATGCCGCATTATGGTTCTCCAGTGCCTCCACCAGCCAGGTCCACGCCACGGTGCCCAGCATCTGGTCGTTGCCCATTTCCGGTTCCAATTCGGCACGGATGTAGGTGACGATCCGGAACTCGCCGTCCCAGACTGCCGAGCCGTCCGGATCATGCAGCAGGATGAAGCGTCCGGTGGCGAGCTCCGTTTCGTCCTCGTCCGCCGGCCCCGAAGCGGAGGCGGCGGCAAGGGCCATGGCCGCGGGTCCGTGGACGGGCGTGGCGGGGGCGCCGGGCGCCATCACTTCGGCGCCCAGCGCGACGGCGAAGGGTGCCAGCCGCGCGGGGGCAGGGATCTCCGCGAGGCGCAGTTCCTTCCGGCAGCGGGCTTTCCTGAGGGTTCCCAACGCGTGGAGAAAATCCGGGGGAACCTGGTCAAGTGCGTTCACCTTGGCAGATTACGGGGCGGGACGGGCGGGGGCGGGAAGGCTCGCCGCCAGCGGACGTTCACCCGGCCTGGCCGGCCCGGTGATCCCGGAGCTCATGGCGGATCGCGGCAGCAAAGGTATCGACGTCCTCTTCCGTGGTGTCAAAGGAACACATCCACCGGACTTCCCCTGCCGCCTCGTCCCAGTCGTAGAACCGGAAGGACTTGCGCAGCCGGTCCGCTGTTCCGGGGGGAAGGATGGCGAAGACGCCGTTGGATTCGGTTTTCTGGGTGGGCCGGACGCCGTCAATGGTGTCGACGGCGGCACGGAGGCGGGCGGCCATGGCGTTGGCGTGCGCGGCGGAGCGCAGCCACAGGTCGCCTTCCAGCAGCGCGATGAACTGGGCGGACATGAAGCGCATCTTGGAGGCAAGCTGCATGTCCATCTTGCGCAGGTAGACCAGCCCGTGGGCTGCCTCAGGGTTCAGGGCCACCACCACTTCGCCGAAGAGCAGTCCGTTCTTGGTGCCGCCAAAGGACAGGATGTCCACGCCGGCGTCGCGGGTGAAGGCCCGCAGGGGCACGCCCAGGTGGGCGGCGGCATTGGCCAGCCGCGCCCCGTCCATGTGCAGCTTCATGCCCCTGGCGTGTGCATGGTCGGCAATGGCACGCACTTCTTCCGGGGTGTAGCAGGTGCCCAGTTCCGTGGTCTGGGTGATGGAGACGGCCAGCGGCTGGGCGCGGTGTTCGTCGCCCCAGCCCCAGGCCTCCCGGTCGATCAGTTCGGGGGTGAGCTTGCCGTCCGGCGTGGGGACGTGCAAAAGCTTGAGTCCGCCGATGCGTTCGGGGGCTCCGTTCTCGTCCATGTTGATGTGGGCGGTGGAGGCGCACACCACGGCGCCCCAGCGGGGGAGCAGGGACTGTAGTGACAGGACGTTGGCGCCGGTGCCGTTGAAGACCGGAAAGCATTCGATGCCCGGGCCGAAGTGGTCAACCATCAGTTCCTGCAGCCGCGCCGTGTAGTCGTCTTCGCCGTAGGAGACCTGGTGCCCGTCATTGGCGGCGGCAAGTGCCGCGAGGACTTCGGGGTGGACGCCTGAGTAGTTGTCGGAGGCAAAGCCGCGCACGTTGGGATCGTGCAGCCGCAGCCCCGTGCGGGTTTCTGCTGTTGTCGTCATTGGGTTGCTCACGCTTTCAGTTTAGGTACTGCCGGGGCCGTCAGTCGGCCAGCCTGAGGCGGGCACCGTTGAGTTCGGCGGATGGTGTGCCAAAAAGGCGTACGACGGCGGAGGCCAGGTCAGCCACGTCAGTCGCCCCCGGGAACCTGCGCTCCGGGTGGGTTCGGCGCAGGTCGTCGTCCACCAGCGCCTTGACCACCAGGATCGTGGCGGCGGCTTGG
Proteins encoded in this window:
- a CDS encoding thiolase family protein → MSQHGSGASPRTVRDVVFVDGIRTPFGRAGEKGIYAGTRADDLIVKCIRGLLRRNPSLPSERIDEVAIAATTQTGDQGLTLGRTAALLAGLPRTVPGFAIDRMCAGAMTAVTTTAGGIGFGAYDVVVAGGVEHMGHHPMGSGADPNPRFMSERLVDPAALNMGNTAENLHDRFPAITKQRTDAYAVASQNKLAAAYRDGKIQPDLVPVAARKPGEGWTVHSKDEPPRPGTSMADLAGLRTPFRAHGRVTAGNAAGLNDGATAAVLASSESAAELGLPVKMRLVSYAYAGVEPEVMGIGPVPATEKALKNAGLTIDDIGLFEINEAFAVQVLSFLDHYGIADDDPRVNRYGGAIAVGHPLASSGVRLMIQLARQFEEDPSVRYGITTMCVGLGMGGTVIWENPNHPDYSGTPSGETAATVSEGAMA
- a CDS encoding DUF3000 domain-containing protein produces the protein MNALDQVPPDFLHALGTLRKARCRKELRLAEIPAPARLAPFAVALGAEVMAPGAPATPVHGPAAMALAAASASGPADEDETELATGRFILLHDPDGSAVWDGEFRIVTYIRAELEPEMGNDQMLGTVAWTWLVEALENHNAAYRAAGGTATRVLSESFGTLAGRPGSIDIELRASWTPGSADVQAHLEAWSDMVCTFAGLPPLPDGVTALPPRRRSQQNGYGAAR
- a CDS encoding HRDC domain-containing protein; translation: MTPNIPENTTAGVPAAAAAPHITVEGFDSPIPEIIDLDSPRDGVPLVIETQSGLERCAAAIAAGTGPAGVDAERASGFRYGQRAFLVQIRREGAGTWLIDPEPFENLDIINDALRGVEWILHAATQDLPCLSELGMWPDKLFDTELAARLAGLPRVGLAAVIEQLLGFGLAKEHSAADWSTRPLPEPWLRYAALDVEVLTELREELIELLQADGKLEYAQQEFAAILEAGIAPPRVDPWRKTSGLHQIRDRRQLAAVRELWLERDSLAQKRDVAPGRLLPDSALVAAAKAMPATVPQLLSTKGFHGRAAQREAPRWLRCIASARDLAELPPLHLATNAPPPPRVWADRDPEAAARLATARPLLQEKAGELNLPLENLLTPDYLRRVAWRPPADVTEDSISAELRALGARPWQVELTAPLITAAFLDPQPLPPKEPKQVAAAGGQ
- a CDS encoding threonine aldolase family protein is translated as MTTTAETRTGLRLHDPNVRGFASDNYSGVHPEVLAALAAANDGHQVSYGEDDYTARLQELMVDHFGPGIECFPVFNGTGANVLSLQSLLPRWGAVVCASTAHINMDENGAPERIGGLKLLHVPTPDGKLTPELIDREAWGWGDEHRAQPLAVSITQTTELGTCYTPEEVRAIADHAHARGMKLHMDGARLANAAAHLGVPLRAFTRDAGVDILSFGGTKNGLLFGEVVVALNPEAAHGLVYLRKMDMQLASKMRFMSAQFIALLEGDLWLRSAAHANAMAARLRAAVDTIDGVRPTQKTESNGVFAILPPGTADRLRKSFRFYDWDEAAGEVRWMCSFDTTEEDVDTFAAAIRHELRDHRAGQAG